TTGCTCCGGTAAGAAGAGCAGGCCGTGGACGTTTATCAGACACTGATCTTATAACGTACGATCAGATCTCATCTGTTGAAGAGATTGTGTGGGATGAAAAGACTCTTCGTTCGGCAAAAGAGATTATGTTTCCCATTACAGAAACACTGATGCGCTTTGATCAGAAAACCATTTCTCAGCCATCGGTTGTTGATAACAGGGGGATAGTTATATTCTGCCGCTCCTGTGATATACATGCCGTAAGCAGGCTCGATAAGATATTTCTGGATAATGGGACCAGTCCCGATCCCTACTATGAGCGGTTGCGTGAAAAGATCCATTTCGTGTTGATGGAATGTGCTGATCCGTTTAAAAGCTGTTTTTGTGTTTCGATGAAAACCAATATCCCGGAAAAGTTTATTGCCGCTGTGCGTGAAGTGGATGGAGGGCTTAAGGTGCTCTCTCAAAGACGTACTTTAGTAGACAAACTGTCTACTATCGGCTCTGAGTGTGAGTTTGAACTACACTACCCAAAGCAAAATGGAACAGAAGTGTTTCCACCGCAAACGCTTGACATGCCTTCGGAGCTTTATGATCATGAGATGTGGGATGAATACTCGGGCCGCTGCATCGCCTGTGGACGCTGTAATACATCCTGTCCAACGTGCAGCTGTTTCTCTGTTCATGATGTTATGTATGATAAGGATTCCGGACAAGCTGGTGAGAGGCGAAGAGTGTGGGCCGGTTGCCACATAGATGGATTTACCGATATGGCCGGGGGTATGGAATTTAGAAAAAGTTCAGGAGCCCGTATGAGGTTTAAGACGTTTCATAAGATATATGATTATCGAAAACGTTTTGGTGAGAACATGTGTGTAGGATGCGGGCGATGCGATGATATTTGCCCCGAATATATCTCCTTTTCAAATTGTATAAACAAAGTATCAGAACAACCAGGTACACAGGGTGAAAGCTTATGAAAAATCCGTATTTACCTGAACCATGCCGAATAGTGGCCATAAAGGAAGAAACAGATATTGAATCAACCTTTACACTTAAAAGTAGTATACGCCCGCAGCATGGTCAGTTTGTTGAAGTATCAAAACCGGGAGTAGGGGAGGCGCCTATTTCGGTGAGCGGATTTGGTGAGGGATTCATTGAACTTACTATACGCAAAGCCGGTCACCTTACAGGCAAAATCCTTGAAAGCCAAGCAGGGGAAACTCTCTTTGTGCGGGGACCTTACGGTGTTTGCTTTCCCGCCGATCTGTTTGCTGGAAAAAATCTTATTGTTGCCTCAGGAGGGTGTGCGGTGGCACCCGTTCGAACTTTGATCAGATCGCGACTGGCAGATCAGGAGCAGGTATCGCGCACCTCTCTTCTCTTTGGATTTAAAGACCCCCAATCTATACTTTTCAGAGATGAAATTGATGATTGGAAAGAAGCTGTGCCGGTTGTGGTAACTATTGATAAAGAGGCCTGTTCATGGACCGGAAAAACAGGGTTTATCACTGCCCACGTTCCTGATGTCGCAATCGCTGACCCTGCAACTTCGTATGCCGTTGTGGTGGGGCCTCCCGTAATGATGAAATATACCACACAGGAATTTATGAAACGCGGTTTATCCCCTGAAAACATCTACGTTTCTTTTGAAAGGCGAATGGCATGCGGGATTGGGAAGTGTGGACACTGCAAAATAGATGACAGCTACGTATGTGTTGATGGCCCGGTATATAGATATGATAAAGCACTACGTCTTTTAGACTGAAATGAACTGGAGAGAGTATGATCCGTGATATCAATCGTAAGAAAGTAACTAAGAATGCCTGGAGACTGACCAGCAGTCGCAACAAAACATGCCTGAGAATTCGTGTTCCCGGAGGGCATCTGGATGCACGGCACCTTGATCTTATGAAGCATATTGCTCAGCAATTTGGAAACGGCACTGTGCATCTGACAACCAGGCAGGGGTTTGAGATTCCGGGGATTGATTTTAATGCAATGGCTCAGATAAATGAGCTTATATCTGAGTATATAAAGGAAACAGAACAAAAAATCGGGGTACAAATTCCAACACCCCGCGAAGGGTACCCATCTGCGGGAACAAGAAACATCTCCGCCTGTATAGGAAACAGAGTCTGTCCGTTTGCAAATTATGACACAACCTCCATGGCTCTGGAGATAGAAAAAACGGTATATCCCAATGATTTTCATGTAAAATTAGCATTGACCGGATGCCCTAATGATTGCATTAAGGCGCATATGCAGGATATCGGTATTATAGGTCAGGCACTGCCTGAATTGGAATCGCAAGCCTGTATCGGTTGTGAAGCGTGTGTCAAAAACTGCAGAAAAAAGGTCACAAATGCACTTACGGTGGTTGATCATAAGGTTGAGAGGGATAATCGTCGCTGCATTGGCTGCGGCGAATGTGTATTGGTTTGTCCCACACAGGCCTGGAGCAGAAATCCGGTGAAATACTTTCGTTTGGTAATAATGGGGCGAACAGGGAAAAAGAATCCCCGCTTAGCAGCTCCCTTTGCCGAATGGTTAACTCAGGATGAAGTGATAGCGATCCTTAAAAACCTGTATCCCTACATTGATCGCCACATCGACAGGTCTCTTGTTAAGGAACATGTTGGTTACATAGCCGACCGAACAGGGTATAAGGAGCTGCGAAACTGGCTGCTTAAGGGTATTAAGCTTAATCCCAGGGCACGTATTGCCAAAACTATGCAATGGTCGGGGTATGAGTATGGATATGATACCGACAGGTGGGATTGTTCTCAGACCATTGCTGAGAGTACTGGTGAGTGATTCTGAATAGCTCATTTAAATTGTAAATGCACCTAACCTTTGAGTGGTGACTTTTAGTTTTACCCGTTGTTAAAATTAATGCAGTGTGGTAGCCCAATATCGATCTAAACTTTGGCACCAAGGAGCGATAAGCAAAACAGCAGCTCTGGAGCAGTTTTTGCTCAATGTCAAAGGTAGATCTCTCATAAAAAACCACCTAAGCATAGA
This portion of the Chitinispirillales bacterium ANBcel5 genome encodes:
- the asrB gene encoding anaerobic sulfite reductase subunit AsrB produces the protein MKNPYLPEPCRIVAIKEETDIESTFTLKSSIRPQHGQFVEVSKPGVGEAPISVSGFGEGFIELTIRKAGHLTGKILESQAGETLFVRGPYGVCFPADLFAGKNLIVASGGCAVAPVRTLIRSRLADQEQVSRTSLLFGFKDPQSILFRDEIDDWKEAVPVVVTIDKEACSWTGKTGFITAHVPDVAIADPATSYAVVVGPPVMMKYTTQEFMKRGLSPENIYVSFERRMACGIGKCGHCKIDDSYVCVDGPVYRYDKALRLLD
- the asrC gene encoding sulfite reductase subunit C — encoded protein: MIRDINRKKVTKNAWRLTSSRNKTCLRIRVPGGHLDARHLDLMKHIAQQFGNGTVHLTTRQGFEIPGIDFNAMAQINELISEYIKETEQKIGVQIPTPREGYPSAGTRNISACIGNRVCPFANYDTTSMALEIEKTVYPNDFHVKLALTGCPNDCIKAHMQDIGIIGQALPELESQACIGCEACVKNCRKKVTNALTVVDHKVERDNRRCIGCGECVLVCPTQAWSRNPVKYFRLVIMGRTGKKNPRLAAPFAEWLTQDEVIAILKNLYPYIDRHIDRSLVKEHVGYIADRTGYKELRNWLLKGIKLNPRARIAKTMQWSGYEYGYDTDRWDCSQTIAESTGE
- the asrA gene encoding anaerobic sulfite reductase subunit AsrA yields the protein MNRLLKNKECNSLLGGLSADYRFFAPVRRAGRGRLSDTDLITYDQISSVEEIVWDEKTLRSAKEIMFPITETLMRFDQKTISQPSVVDNRGIVIFCRSCDIHAVSRLDKIFLDNGTSPDPYYERLREKIHFVLMECADPFKSCFCVSMKTNIPEKFIAAVREVDGGLKVLSQRRTLVDKLSTIGSECEFELHYPKQNGTEVFPPQTLDMPSELYDHEMWDEYSGRCIACGRCNTSCPTCSCFSVHDVMYDKDSGQAGERRRVWAGCHIDGFTDMAGGMEFRKSSGARMRFKTFHKIYDYRKRFGENMCVGCGRCDDICPEYISFSNCINKVSEQPGTQGESL